CGTAAACCAAGTAACAATGCAAGTCGACTGTAGAGTTTTGTTGCAAATATTTGTTAGTAAGTGGgatctaatttaaaaaaattatattttaaaaatacgagTTCATATTTGATAGCTTGAGTGTCGATACCTCTAAGGATTGAGGCCCCTAGGCCTCAGCCTACCTTGCTAAATGGTAAATCCGACCCAGGTTgggataaataaaataagtcgtTATAAGGTGGGCGTATTCACATGAAGTAAAATTTATACAATTGcaacaagtgggacacgacattttgagACCTCATGATTCCTAATAtgtaattaaatttttcaaatttcatagataacaaatatttgttgATGTGTATGTAGTAGTTATAGTTATTGTCTTAATTGAAAATATGGTCCATTTACTAGTATTGCTTTCAAGATCTTGGCATATAAAAATTACAGAACACAATATTATGGCTCTGAAGATGTTCTGAAAAGAAAAATAGTATTCGTGTTTGTTAACTTTAATGAAAGTATGAACTCAGTAGCAGATATGCTTCTCACTCTTGAGAACGTTGTTGTGACATGCTTTTCCCTACTATGATCAATATATCGTGTTTTCTCAAGATAGCGAGTGTGAAATTTTATGCGTGATCTGCATTCTACAATATATTCTACAATATAAAACGATATTGCAATAATTCCGGCTGTATCAAATGAATGTTGTTGCATATTGAATTGATCTGAGAGAAAACCTGGATATGTCTGTACACGTTAATTTGCTTCGTTGACGAATACATGATACAATCACGATTTTCTCTGTCTTGGCCAAAATTGTGTCACAATTTGTCAACAAATGCAAAGAATATAAAACTGAGAAAGTTTACTTCGCTATTCCTGGCTTTAAAGTTTGGACATGATGCATTTGTCGGTGATATTTCTAGCATCATTGTTGATTACCGCTTCTTTGGCATTTGAACATAAATGCACTCTGTCGGAGCAAGTATTGCAAGACTTCGACATTGAAAAGGTAAAGGTAatgttatattcaaatattgtgCAGAGAATatgcatattttttaaattttattgtattcgACCAGAGATATATCcttatattgtaaaaatatgaaattagcTAAAAGTTGCAACAAATGCTGGATTAAACCTAAATTTATCtaacattttcacaaaatagcAACATTTCcttcgaataatttaatataatgGAGCTAATATACAATTAATTCGCTTCCAAAAATCATAGCGGTAGCGTTACTATATATTTTCTGTCAATTACTTTAAATTTACTCATATATATTTGTTCATGAAAACTCTTTACATAGTTAAACAGAACCAAATGGTACACCGGACTACAAACCAATGATGCTGCGGCATCTGATATTGACTGTGAATCATTAAGAAATTTTACAGAAACTGACTATGGTTTTACGGCTACCACAAGAAGCTACATGACTCAAAGGTAATGCCatgttttgcaaataaaaatagATATACCGTTAGAATACAATAAACACAAATTTGAGAACATTTTCCCgcatatatatatgagtttttAGTCAACATATAGCAGAGTATGTCAAGCAGCATTTGTATCTCATCAACTACTCCTTGGACTCAAGCACGAAAACAATGCAAGCAGTTGTCAACGCATAATTTATATAATCTAGCCGACTGGATTGCCAGAATCAAATATAATGCATATACATACAAGCCATGCGGCGCCCGCGATCGCCGCTTTTACTGGAGGCCCGGGTCAGTTCAGGGTTGCTATGACGTATTAATAGGGGATGTTTCAGTAACGTAGCGTGCCGCAGAGACCGGATTACTAAAACGTCTAATTTATTTGAACTCTGGGCGTCTTATCGGCATCCTTGTGTGAGTGATGGAATGTGGTATATAATTACAGCATTCACTTGGCGAGAAAATAGCGATAAAATGAAAAAGACAACAACAACACAATAGCCAAATGATTCACAggtcattttgtgtccaataaccaTAGATACTTCTTTTTATTAGTTCATGATATGAAGTGTATATATATCTAAATGATGATAACCTAATTTCAATTGTTGCAGTAATCAATACGTTGATTGGGTTTCCCATTTTACTCGCCAGAGACCAGGAGTGTATCAAGAGAGCGGAGAGAAAGATGGTGAGCATAATAATACTAAATGATGTCTTACAATAAATTCTGGCATAAATGAAGGTTCATACATGTTTGCGGTTTATGCTTTTGCACTCCCAACCTGTTCACCATCAACGCTCAGGATCTCTGGTGTCATATTACCGTATTTACGTGGCTCTTTTTCTATCGCgttttaatgattttttttcgTGTATACTTATTCTTGAGGAAATGGAAGATGATGTCACACATTCCTGTTATTGACCATCTGATAGAAATTTCTCGTGTTAACCCGaacataaattgttttctgaaactatatttctaataaattatataattttacagAACCTGTGATGACAACACTCTATACACGTGAAAAAAACGGAAATTTCAACAGAGCTGCAAACAAACTTGGTTAGTACGTAAGAATAAAGCCCAGCTTTGCCATTTTTATTTACGCCTCAGTCACCTGaagaattattaaaatttatacgGAAGCTTACAGGACTAAAGGTTTGTACAATAACTCTATAAAGAAGATGCTTCTGAAATGGTGGAGAGTTGCTACTGTAGAGGTAGATCATGATTTCAAGTACATGCTTTTACAATAAcctaaattattttgatttccaCAGTTCACAAGGTTATTCTTGATAACGATTTCTTGTTCGTAACGGATCATCGGAACTATATCATGACGATATTTTGTTCTAATGACGGTAAGAAAAATGCAAATTAAGTTTTAACACATATGCCATCGTGCAGATTTTATGAAggtttaaacaaaatattccaAACGCTCAACAGATTTGTCTGGTATTCTCTTTTTATTATAAATGAagtgttaaattgttgttgttaattttcttgttgttgttgtgacgATTGTCTTGACTTCATACTCATTTCACCTTCTTCCTTGACTAAAATACTATTTATGAATGTCTAAGTGAAGCTAATTGAGTAAAGTTAGAGAGGCACGGGAAATAAAAAATCGAGGTATCATTGACGATAGAAGTTGGAATTTCTTAAGATAGTTATTATACTTTCGTGTCCGTTTGAGCATtgcaatattgttttgttttttaaatgagtTCATTGCAACATTTTCCCATAGTTTCCATTTTGCtcacataaatatttataagcCACTATCCATTTTCAGCACAATGGGTCATTTGGATCTTTTTTCCTACTCCGAATCCAGATCTTTCAAACATTGCAGCAGCTTACAACAAAATGCATCGCATGGGAATATCTGCAGGTTTCCATGCATCACAATGTGGAGCAGCTTAAGGAATAACTCGAGAACAAAACGTCATTATACTCAGCAATTTAATACTCAGAATTTTTTTGATAAAGGACCAcagcaaacaaacaaacaaaattagaatatataaatagagtaaattttaatttttataaactGTTTTATGGTGTAGCGAGTACATACGGGTAGTTACTGTGTGTTCTAATATTCTTCACCACtcgtgttatatatatatgcctgaaacaaggtcgttgctctaattcattttctttatgatattttCTCTCGCTCAAGTAttcgttctttgttagttagaaattcgGTTTCATCACACTCTGTTACACTTTCATTACACTCTGTTAgcgtgtgttcaataacacgggagtgttATTGCCGAAATTTAGTAatccaggggaggtcgctacgctacccgcgaggggaaatgtatagaaatatttttagtaaattaagaagcagatgtttgtttgaagtttgttggaggacccgggtcgttgcgccaGACGAATGGcgggaaattcgtccggcgctctgcccccgaccccttcagtccattaagaagttcaaataccacgtaataaactgatcacccctaaccggagtcgaatttttccaattttaaggtccgtgatcactcaaccgtgacgaattttttttgacacaaactagacctcaactaccttgtatgacccgaatatggcacctctaccttctaccattctcgagatataacgtaaaatcactggagcgtgactgaggagatgaggaaataaaatttcttccgaaatagattcaaataatttttcttaacatgcccatgcctttactttcaaCCCTCCCACAGCCGGTAAGCCCATATGGGCTTTTCAACGCTATTAAAGCTAGCGAATGGTAAACTACTGTTGctatcgctcttagctgtttattgacgtaatgccctggtatgagagaagcgataaaaccttccagccgtgacgcaaagtgcgaatcgtataaataacgtggatttcaaaattgcctgtcagacgtctgaaaatgtcgactcagctcagacaggaaatactcctttataacgacttattattgttttagcatgtattttcagtcatactaactatccctgaccatccctggcgctgtgttgttttgataaatatgattttgactgctccatagttggcagaggtatggagattttttgtatgtaaaaaaaacgtaaaattaatggtaattttaacgcgtaaatgtgcgtatgggattgtttacgtcgttctacgcgcatttccgtcgaaaaaatttaatttttttgcattgggggtggtctgtgcagtaataataagagctgtgacgtcatcaatatcggtaatttgaccttgaacttgacaatactgtaaatacaattgtgaatttcagagtaataaccatttatgctataatagtcgttttggtattgttatgttaggaaaaacttgacgaaaacgttgaagaaaaaattaattaattaggaattaattattaaccctctactgtacacagaatatctcaaagttcaatttttttttagaaatttttgaaattttttttcaaaaattttttttcgatgagtgtgttttaaagatatattgctgaatagaactctagcagacgttttcaaaaagccatgagttaagatttagggcttaatggttgacaaaaaaaataagtttaaaaatacccataaaatggtGAGGGATTTGAGCTGTCCGAAGGTTAATaggtcctttcagaggcctgcaataagccaaaatcactagaccatgactggggagtgagagaaaaaaaatttcttgaaaaaagcattaaactaaattttcccaacatacctatctattttatttctcgatagcttcatttttatgtgcgcaaccttcttacgccactggagggcgttagcgtgtgttcaataacacgggagtgttATTGCCGAAATTTAGTAATCGAGCCATCTGCAGTGATTTGTAAGTCGCCCTGTAAACGAtgaccaattcaaacaaaatataCAAGGGACAGGTTGGGAGACGAAACATTGGATGCCAGTTAGGAACTTTCAATGACCAACATAATTGTTGATATAAAAGCATTGAATAATGATAAGTAATAATCAAAGGAGTTGGGACTAATGTGGCGCGCGAACAACACAAACTTAATAATGTAGCCCTCGATGCCGGCAACCTGAACCACCCTGATTTAGAACATACGCTGCAATCATGGAATCGACATTATGAACACCGTGGAcgatataaaaaatgaattgagGTGATGAGGTAAAAGTTGTTGTTGGATTACTTTGTTTCCGTCATCTCTCCGCCACATTCGTATTCATTACGAATATCGACAGATTATGATAATATGCAAAACTTCTGCTGTATAGATGTTTGTTTGTACACAAACTTCCGGTGACATCATGCATcatgataaaattattattactattattattgaatgtacttattattaaattatcaGTATATTTATGTTTATAGCGTGATGCATGAAACGAGTGATTCATGTTTAgctgaaaataaacaaaaatagtttCCTTGATAAttagaaaatgattttttttcgaAACATCTCTCAAAAGGACATAAAATTACCCGACGAGTTATTtgtgtgaaatatatatatatttggtggTGGAGATCCTTAggataataaatatatacaacaaaacttgaaatttaatatgaaaaatttgctCTTTTTTGTCATCGTCTTCGCGCCAGTGCTTGTATCCTCTGCTCCGATAGGTGAGTTTTAGGCTGTTGAGATTTGAtgtgattcaaaaaaatattcgattcaattctgaaatcatcaggtattcgaaaatgaccAGTTTTAGCCTACTGTATAGGGCTAAGTTTTGTGAATCCTTGAAATATCACTGGTATGATTTAAATTATacttcaaataatatatatgtgaaaGGACCGAGAGCCTATTTAGCACAGGCAAATTTGCACGAGAAAAAAATTTAGCGGAGAAATGACGGCCCATTGCCGTTAATCACCAATGCTCGCAAGCAACATACGAAACAGTCAATATGGAGAGATACTTGATCACTAATATTTCAGCTCTCAGATCATTCAAATCGCTTGCTTGCTATCGAGAAAACTCCGAACGTCGAACTGTTCCGTCGGTGGAGAGCCAATACCCCACTTTGAAAGATGATTACAAAACACGTAACAATGCGATTGCAAAATGTGCAACATTAGCTGCATCAGAAGGATACAACATGTTTGCAATTTCAGACGGAGGACTGTGAGTATTTTACCAAGCCATTGTTATTGAAGATggtcaatattttaaaaaacgtTTCAAATTATGAATCAAAATATTCATGAGTGTGATAAGATTATATCTATTTAAGATGCCTTAAGCCTAATATCAACATCAACAAATCAAATATATTCGATCTTTATAGGTGTGCAATGTCGCCTACGGCCTACAAAACATTCAGATATTTTGGTCCATCCGACTTGTGTGGTAAAAATGGCAAAGGTGGACTGAATGCCAACCAAATATACGGTATAAATGGATGGACAACAGGTATAATTTGTCTTTATAAACTATAGAAATGTCCTTGCGTAGTTTGTAGTGCCAAGTGAATCCGCTTCTTTAGGCAGCAGCAGATAGAAAAAGATGACAATGAATTTTTTACCTATTTTTCAcaccaatttgaaattttttatcacaaattataGTAACCAGGGAGTTTATTATTGGAAACACATTTGGTTTGGTTATctagttgaaaaaaataatatgtttaatTTGAGATTTCATTCCAAGTTACCAGATATTCCGCTTACGCTTTTGTTATGATTCTCAAAAATGTACATGGATTTACAGAATGAAGGGTATTATCTTGTGTAtagaatatatatgtaaatagaAACTTCGTAAATGGTAAAAATGGCAGAtggtaaaaataataaaaaaaattataatccaGTCCCCGTGCGatatgaaaaaatgtaaaacCTGAAATATTCCTGCATTTTATTGGATGCAGTGTTTCAAATGACACCAATAGGATGCTTTAAAGACGATGAAGAAAGGGCAATTCCCTCGGCAGAAGGTAAATCAGAGCTGTTAGAAGAAGATTACAGGACACGGTCAAAGTCTTACGAGAAGTGTGCGGAATATGCGGCAACAAATGGCTACCACGTTTTTGCAATACAAGAAAGAATGTATgttgtatatttattatatatacatgatTTTATTTATACTCTTGGACACAgaacaattaaatttttatgtaatatAGTCCAATTTGCTGAACTAATTATTCAACAACATCCAAGGAAAGAGACAGGAATTCCCTccttttaattattgaattctgGAGCCTTATATTATGCTTTAagtgtatgaaaaaaattgaacttaaCATCTTTACAAGATGTAGTGAGTGGTATCTGCCGTGTTCTTTGGAACTTTAATCCACTTCTCCAATCTAGTGTAAATATGAGACAGATAAATCAAGTTTGTCATTTGCCCTTTCACAGAGAAACAATGTCCAAAACATTACTATTGTCAAATCGTTTACgttaatttgaaatttgtcgAAGCGGTCACTCATATGTCAGAAACATCGGCTAATACAAAagttaattatttcaaattttatcataACTAAAAAAGAATAAAGTTATGATTAATCGAttacatattatattttgttagCGTGGGCCGTAGAGCCATGTTGACCAccgtattttattaaatattcatggATTCTATCAAAAATGTATACCTGCTTAAAATTACAGGTGCATGACGGGGCCTAGAGCTCATCTGACGTACAGCAAGTATGGACCTGCAGAAAATTGCAATAACTACGTCGGCGGGCCATTAGTAAATGGAGTTTTCGCGTTGAATGGATGGACTCCAGGTATGATGTCTATGTTCCATATTGCATAAATATCATATTGATCTCGTTTCTGCAAAGTAGACCACTATCCATGTGTCTTTTTTCAGAGGCGCCACGGAAGAAACTGGGTATGATTAATTGTATATAAAGTACGATCGTCAATTAAACTGGCGATTGTTATTCAATGATAATACTCAAAAAGCAAATTCGAGGTACAAGAAGTGTTCTTAAAATAAGCCAATGATTACTTTCACGTGAACAAGTATTCGAGACCTGTTCTCGCTCACCAATAGATGCGTCGAAATAAAACTTTAACATATAAAATAATCTATTATAAGgtgaataaatttataaataacttgaatattttgttgaacATGTTGAACACACAACATATAGGTTTCTGGTTCAAGCGTGTGGGATGCTACAACGATTCAAAAAACAAGCCAGCTCTACAAAAAGCGGATGGCCAATATACAATCCTAAAGGACAATTATAAAAAGCGCACCAAACCCATAAAAAAATGTGCAAGAATCGCGGCAAAAAAAGGATTCAAAGTTTTCGCTCTACAGGATGGTGGGATGTAAGTTTTTGTAGTCAATTTTTGACATCGAATAATAAAGTATATACATCCCTGGCTACGTGTATCTACGCAgtcatcaatattttaaaacagcACATTTCAGAAAGAATTAGGATTAGGCATAGCGGTTAATTTCCCACCTTCATTTCTTGTAAAGTGCTCAGTATTAACAACAGGAgagcaatgctaaaatatataaatactgaAGCCAAATGATTTGGGTATTTGGCTAATTGACTTCCcacaaatttattatatatgtattttcTATTTAACAGGTGTTTTACGGGACGTAATGCCCATctgaattacaaaaaatacggAAAATCTAAGG
This genomic interval from Styela clava chromosome 15, kaStyClav1.hap1.2, whole genome shotgun sequence contains the following:
- the LOC120334271 gene encoding uncharacterized protein LOC120334271, yielding MMHLSVIFLASLLITASLAFEHKCTLSEQVLQDFDIEKLNRTKWYTGLQTNDAAASDIDCESLRNFTETDYGFTATTRSYMTQSNQYVDWVSHFTRQRPGVYQESGEKDEPVMTTLYTREKNGNFNRAANKLVHKVILDNDFLFVTDHRNYIMTIFCSNDAQWVIWIFFPTPNPDLSNIAAAYNKMHRMGISAGFHASQCGAA
- the LOC120334273 gene encoding uncharacterized protein LOC120334273 isoform X2; the encoded protein is MKNLLFFVIVFAPVLVSSAPIALRSFKSLACYRENSERRTVPSVESQYPTLKDDYKTRNNAIAKCATLAASEGYNMFAISDGGLCAMSPTAYKTFRYFGPSDLCGKNGKGGLNANQIYGINGWTTVFQMTPIGCFKDDEERAIPSAEGKSELLEEDYRTRSKSYEKCAEYAATNGYHVFAIQERMCMTGPRAHLTYSKYGPAENCNNYVGGPLVNGVFALNGWTPGFWFKRVGCYNDSKNKPALQKADGQYTILKDNYKKRTKPIKKCARIAAKKGFKVFALQDGGMCFTGRNAHLNYKKYGKSKACLKGGKGGPLANQVYRLFKKNPKNMRALNNISLEKKTN
- the LOC120334273 gene encoding uncharacterized protein LOC120334273 isoform X1, encoding MKNLLFFVIVFAPVLVSSAPIALRSFKSLACYRENSERRTVPSVESQYPTLKDDYKTRNNAIAKCATLAASEGYNMFAISDGGLCAMSPTAYKTFRYFGPSDLCGKNGKGGLNANQIYGINGWTTVFQMTPIGCFKDDEERAIPSAEGKSELLEEDYRTRSKSYEKCAEYAATNGYHVFAIQERMCMTGPRAHLTYSKYGPAENCNNYVGGPLVNGVFALNGWTPEAPRKKLGFWFKRVGCYNDSKNKPALQKADGQYTILKDNYKKRTKPIKKCARIAAKKGFKVFALQDGGMCFTGRNAHLNYKKYGKSKACLKGGKGGPLANQVYRLFKKNPKNMRALNNISLEKKTN